GCGAGTAACCCGTGCGCACATTTGACGACTTGCAGAACACTTCGAGGCTATAAaccataattttgaattaatgtaacgggaccgaAGTCCTCCTCCGGTTGACAGGAGACCGATACCTCGCCTATATCAGGCATACTCGCGCTGCGTAGCATCTCCATTTCTGACCCAGACGACACTCTCActcgaaaaatataatcaagtaACGACTAAGGTGGACATTAACCGgaggtataatcaaaaatcctcattgcgcgtggtatctaaccacagccaccacgagtTCTACCTCTCTCGGACCAAAGACTACtcccatctcaggaaataaagagactctggtcgCAGTGGGCTTGGAAAGTGGCCCCCCGTGGTACCAGACTTCCAACTCTGTTCAACATGGTTGCGTAGGATTAGTGGTGAGGTGCAACTTCTTCCCATACCCTATGTAAAGGGCTTCCTTCACTTGTTTCTTTCGGGTTCCCAATAAGCTGTTATCCGCTTGTTCATCCCATgatagattttctactttcccGAGCTGAGACATACTCCAATTATTCAAGCCAAATCAAAGTTTTGAGTAACTCAGGGAAGCTATAAACCATAGGCACAGAAATATTTTGTCCAATGCATCTGTTGTTTTCCAAGTTGGAACATTCTGCTCTTGCCAACGGAAAAGTATTTGGGCATCACCGACTTTTTCTCTCAATTGCCGTCCTGAAGTCCAGGTCAATGAAGTCTGTTCATTCTGATCCGTCTTTCCTGAGAAGACGCCCAGTTTTGTACACATTCATTCATCCATTCTTTAACACATTCTCTCACACACCTAACTTAAGACTGACATTCCGAATATGCAGAGTCCCCACAAAATGAGAGCTTACACACTCATACCCAGATGCTCTGGCGACACCTGGGTGGATGCCAGATGAACCGCGATCTAGTAGTCTTTTCCTTCTTCTTGTTGTTGGAATTGGCTGCTTAGTTTTTGGTGGAGacaattttttctgaaatcaTTAAGGACTCTAAGGGAATTCGGGGATGAAGCAAGAACCCAACCGATTTGTGGCAACTCCGGGACTCACTCTTCTGTGTTCTTGAGCACCTCACGCTGAGGCTCGAAATCGATGCATTCTAGCAGTAAGTGCTGAACAGTATTCCTCCCTTTGTTGCATTTGGAGCATTTGCGACCATTCATGTATGATTCCCCGGATGTCGCAAGATAATTTGGGCTCtccttttttacttttagaaCCTCTAATCCATAGTTGTCTATAAAGTCTTCTAGTGTTTTCCTCTTCTCGTTTGTCTCTGGACTCCATCTAATAGACCTAACGTTTGCGTCCATAGCAAATAAAACCCTTTGCCCCCTCAGTGCTTGAACCACTTTTTCTGGTTGAGTGATGTGAATTTCAATGTTGTCACGACACTGGAAGTATGACGAGACCACATAGAGAGAAGTACCAGGACCCACTCTTTGAGTGGGTACGCAGTGCGAAGTGCTCAGTTGagaaatttgaatcatttcacAGTTTGAATTCGTTAAGCAAATAACTGCAAATGGCCTTTCCCTTGTTATGACAGCAATTTGCACACCACCGCCAGAACCGGGTATAATGAAACCTTTGTCACTTGCTGCTGCGTATGGCTCCTGTGCAAGAAAGACATCAATATATTCCTCCTCCCACAAGGCATCTATCTCCAGTGTTCCGGCCCTATCGTTTCCCAAGATCGCCTGCAAGACTCGAAGACCATCCGCCTGAATACCTTTTTCACCTTCTTTACTTGTTGTCGGATTTGGTGGTGGTGGATTTTCGTTTTGCGACACGAGCCATCTACTGTGTTTTCTTCTGTTTCGAGCCCACCATGGGCAATTCTGCTCGACCCCGGGTACGTGCCTCGGCTTGTGCCCCGCGAACAAAATCTCACGTCTCATTAAGTTAATTCTGCACTCTCGCATGAGTGTCATTGTTTCTCGTTACGCATTTTCTGAGTCAATGGGCCGCGTGATTCTACGCGTGCGCGTCCGCGTTTCCCGATTCTCGTGCCGACGATTTGCGGGGGTACAAGAAGGTTCAATGACCTAGGCAACACGGTTGGCTACTCTGATATACCTTCGAATGAGTGTGATGTTTTTCGTCGTTGATGAAGTCCTTGCGTCCTCGGCGTTGACTACACCATGGCATTCCTCTTGCACGGGGACCAATCCCGCACAATCCGAACGTTGATCCAGTTTAGATGCGGAATTATTAAGGTACGAAAGAATAGCTATGTTTGTTTACTTTGTTAAGTCGCTAAACTCCTGGTTTTGGCTGTAGGGAGAAAAAAAACCTCACAGGAAGATTTACATCAACCCGTGTTGTGCCCGTGTAATGTTTTCTGCCCGCTGAAAAACAGTTGCACTCTTGATTTTCCTCTGACACTTGTCATttgtttattagtaattttaaatcactaattttacttattttagtGACAGTTATAACTTTGTGatgaagttatataaaaatgagtgtaaataataaatagtattttctGTTTCTGCTTAATCATGAAttagaatcaaaatttacggTCACGCTAATAGTTGATCGCATcattggtcttaaattaagtagtttctgCCTGGTTGCTGACACTGTAACTTGCGATTCCAATGCagataatcataaaaaatatagtatgTGACACAGAATGAAATACTATTTTAGACTGCGTATGATATCAACCCTCGTCTACGGTTTGAGCAGCGAACTTCACTCTAGTCCGAAATCGTCTTATTTCATCATTTGTCACACAATGTACTATTCTATTAAGTAACTTatcaatagtatattacataccaaAGAAGGAAAGTAGGGCATTCCAACCCGCGTGTACAATTGCCTACCCGAGCCGAAGGTGAGGGTGGCAAACACGCGGACTGGGACTTCCTCCGTGGggtgtatacgatttttcacCAGACCTGCACCAGAAAGTCtaaatttttgcctctgtCTGCGGGAAAAATGGGTCATgtgctaatttttatcatttgttttctcATAATGGAAAAGAACGATTTTCTTCCCTCTAAACAAGGCAGGAACTTAAACTTTCGGCGCAGGTAtggttaaataatatttccttATGGTTTTTACTGCACAAATTTGTTATAGCTGTTCTTacacaaattcaaatttttataataagtttACTCTTATATATCTATTTTATCTCCAAGTAATAgatcaaatttatttgtttacagTATTTCTGAACCTGATCAAGAAGTGGTTTTAACGCTAATTGACACAGCTTCGACGGAGCTTCATCATATAGCTGAACCTCATCTTTCATCGAACCATGAGCAAGCATCAACAAACAATCTCTCTCAATCTATAATATCTCCGGATTTTGAAGGCAATATAAAATCGTCCTTACCTGAAAGTTCagcaaaattgaaaatatcagAAGTTTCAACTACTAATTTAACTgtagatataaatattactGGTTTTGATGAATCTTTATCCACAGAACAATCTGCAGGATTACAAAATGATGAAGCCCTGTTGATAGTCAGAGCGGAACAGAAGCCtaaagattttttacaaactcaTGAAAATTCCCAAGTCGATAATCTTGACAAAGAATCTTCTATGTCTGGAGAGTTTGAAGAAAGAACAACACAAACTACTCTTGTTCCAGGAAGCTCTGATGAAACAGCTGGAGTTATATTAGATAGTTTCGTTGGATCAGGTAATTCTGAAAATCACGAAGATATTCCGTCATTTAGTGAGTGGGCTCAAAAGAGACTAGAagaagctgaaaaaaaaaaaactcatccAAATGTGTCAATACAAAATCTTGGGATACCAAATCGTAGTGCCGGAAGTATGAAAGTTAGGTCTAAAAACTACGCGTCACCTGATTGTGGTGCTAAAATAACTTCTGTGAATCCTGAAGCACGAAGTGCTCGAAGTGTTTTAGTATCTACAAGAGACGAATATATGCTTAATCCTTGCACTTCAAAAGTTTGGTTTATAGTAGAACTTTGTGAAGCAAttcaagcaaaaaaaattgaacttgcAAACTTTGAACTTTTTAGTTCATCGCCAAAAGATTTTTCGGTGTTTGTAAGCGATAGATTTCCTACCAGAGATTGGAGTCCTGTAGGACAATTTACTGCAAAAGATGAACGAGACATTCAGTCATTCTCTCTTCAGCCTCATCTCtttggaaaatttattaaagtagAACTTCATTCTCATTATGGTAGTGAACATTTTTGTCCAATTTCGTTGTTTCGGGCTTATGGAACTAGTGAATTTGAAGTACTAGAAACAGAAACCGAAGTACAAGAATCCTTGAaggataataatgatgatgatgaagatgctgatgatgatgatgatgaagaagatgatgatgatagtgaagatgatgataatattaataatagtgATGATAGTGAAAGTGATAGTTTTCTTAGTGAAAATAATCATGATGGTAATGAATCCAAAAATCTTTTTGGAAGTGCTAGAGATGCAGTTATTAGTATTGTAAAAAAAGCTGCTGGAGTTTTAGTAAAAACAGAagatttaagtttaaataatattactaaaattaaaacaaacattgtaaataatatcaacaacgtatttttaaattgcatgACACCAAGATACACAATTTTGTGTAACAATTgtactgataattattttgcaaAAGTTTATGAACTTATTAGTTGTCAATTGCAATACCTTAATTCTATtcttaaaataacttttattaatcGAACTATAGCGGAAAGTGAATTATGTGGATTTAATGgagtgaatttaaatttaaatataaataattcaattgtaaaaaagaaaactaaaaatgttaatattgTCAAAAATCGttctatttcatttttaatgtcTATTTTTAAACCTGAATATGTTGTTGCtctttgtaatatttttatgatgaaaGAGCAAAAACTTTCTTTGAACTCTAGTTTTGTTTTCTCAAGTAACTTATCAATGAATGATGTAACAccggaaataatttctttatcaTCTGAATCTAATGCAAAAGTGCATCAAATGTCAATGACATGTTCATCTGATTCTGTAAACTGTAAATCGTCAGTAAGTTATCTTAAAGAGTCTCAATGCCATTCACAAGAAACTTTTATAAAAGACCATATATTGAGGACAGagcttaaaaattcaaaaatactcAATCCATCGGAGTCTAAAGATATTAATGATAAGGGAACTTTACATATTACACCTACTAAGACTTtagttaaagaaaatatagaaaaaaaatctgctgCTTCAATCCTAGAACCAAGTAAAAGTCCTGTAGAAGAAACCATACAAGCAGAAGTTATAATTCCTATTCCATTAACAAATTCTGAGATCGGTACATTTAAAGTTTCTGAAGAACTCTCGTTAACGGATACACCAATAGAATTATCAACTCCGACATTAATTTCTCAAAGTATAAAACATGAAGAGAATACTTATAAGTCAAATACATTAAATAGTGATAAAGAAATGACGAAACTTGATTCTAAAATTGTAACCAGAGTGTTAGAAGAAAAAGATGAAAAGTCAAAAGAAAAAGATCAAGatgatattaaattaactCCTCAAGATCAACTAAGTCTAGATACTCTACTTCTAGATTTAAAAGCTTTAGAAAATGATGCATCAATCCAGGGATCAACTGCATCAACCGTGAACCAACCAGCGACTAGCTCAACTCATCAACAAAAGGAATCTGTTTTCTTAAGATTATCAAATAGGATTAAGACTTTAGAACGAAATATGTCATTATCAGGCCAGTATTTAGAAGAATTGAGTCGTCGTTATAAGAAACAAGTCGAAGAAATGCAACGTTCACTCGAACGGGCTACTGCTACTATAGgcgaagaattaaaaaaaagtgaagaAAGAGAATCGAAACGTTTAGAAGAAATTACGGCACTTCGAGAAGAAATATCGAGTTTGACTGAATCAGTAGAAAcacttttatatgataaaaatagttggaaaaataaattaacaacatTCGGTCAACatatagttttaatttttgttgaaatcacgattcttataataattatttcattttgcCGGAAACCAAACGATTTAGAAAATGttacggcaaaaaaaaatgtttcagaTAAAGGAATTACACGAAGAAAAAGTGCTGAGTTAATAACAACAGGTTCCATTAACAAAAGATATAGAAGACCTAGTGAAATAGTTTCACGAATTAAAGGAACCTATAAAGAATTGATGATTGATGAAAGGTTAGATTCAAGAAaagagaggaaaaaaaaacgaaaaagagATTCTTTGATAAGATTATCGTCAAATATCGAAGTAAATAAAAGCATTATAccaaaaacaacttttttaaaacaatctTCATCGATAGATTGTtctacttttgaaaatttagatattagtcaaattaaaaaaactgatttaaCGTCAGATATTACTAGCTCTCCATTAAAAAATCAGTCATTGACTCATAACGACGATAATGCtgtaaataatatatcaaaaaatcgGATAGCCATAGATGAAATCGATACCGCATCATTAGatataatagtaaataaatctatCAGTAATCAAGATTCACCAGATATTTATGATGATTTtgataatgaaatttcaaaaagctCTCCAAggggttttaaaattttaaaaaatgctaaACTTCATTCTCCATCTTTTATGAAAACTGCATTTCGTTCTCGAAGTAAAAGGGAAAAGTCAGAACATAATAATTCGCAGCCTACTCAATTAATTTCTGATAATTGGGAAAGTTATTCTCGTACTTCTGGAAGTTCGAGATCAGGCCAAGATAGTCCATCAAGTTTAAATGCATTTTCAGATTtaacttctgtaaatataaatggAAATTCTACTAGAAATAATGGACATAATATTGCCAGTGATTATTCTGCTAACGGTCACATAACATCTACgtctgagataaaaataaaaaaggaagGAAGTCTGAGAAAAATggttaagaaattattttgattgattaatCTTCATACGTCAAATAAAATCATCTGGATTCTAAGTACGCCTAAAAAAATTGGCAATAaatttgcaaattttttatgtgtacTGATGATACTATTGAATCAAGCAGCAACTTTAGTAAATACTATCAGTATCTTCATGTAAAAAGATTACGGAACCTGTAACTgggtaagtttaaaaaaatatgcttCCGCATTTCtactcataaaattaaaatattcagtgacaaaataaaaattgaagctgtataaatttttgatttctagtagatattttattacgaaaaaataaaagtaaataaaagtttttccaattgaaagaaaaattttcctacATCGGCTAGATTCTttgttaaatgaaaaaattaaagtttcatttataaataacaggttctatgaatatttacttttaatttagatacttttgtgaaataattatcgagttaaaaaaaaatgttttaatgttttataatatatacatgtatagttttttttattgaattatcaattgtcataaaaatttttactagttatgtttacatatttaaaatataaacattcaAGTTActctaaaatttgaaaaaaattatagaacaGATATTTATTCTTTGAGCTAATGAATTTCAGATTTCAGTaccaaaatttcattttatggaaaaatttattcaaatattgtaTTTGTTAAACGTTTTCAAGaacgttatattttattatttattatttaaaaaattaaattgtcaaaaaaaatcttaaacgtaaaaaagaattcatttttgaacttcacatatattatttgacaaaaaatataaagctcAAAGAATGTAGAAATGAATATCTAATATAAAATTGGCAAATAATGATTAAtgttgtaaatattaaatatttcaatcatTTGTATATAAGATTTAAAgtgaaaattgattttatttagatccactacttttattcaaaaaattaaaacggataagtcaatttgaaatttttttaaatctcaaattTTCGTTtatatagggtagaagtaccatttgtggctaCTGCTTcatttttgttcatttaatactttatactaattaatgaaaaagtatcaaataaaatttcctgttAAATATTGagatacacggagagaaaaatatcgccagaaTGACTATCCAATGCATCCTCAAATGGCGTATCGTCAGAATAACGATTCGTATACCTAATTTAGGAATGctctcatattaatttaataatctatagtatcgttaaaataaaGATACGTATTTGGGTTAGGTTAagtattcgtttatttaatttaacaatacgaCGAATAGCCTTTATAACGATATGTAGTTTCGTTGATATAGGTATCTGTATCGCCAGCGTGAGGATCCGTATAGCTAAATTGGCTATACGTATCATCGTTCTCGGTTGCCGGATGCCTAAATACAGAGTTTGCGCAATAGTCATGTCAGCGATTCATAAAATGTCTAAAATAAGGATACGGATCGTCATTTTGACGATCCACTGTGAGGATACTCTGTATAGCTGAATTGGCTATACGGCGTATCGTTAAGTAAGATGACTATACAACGTATAGCCAGAATAGCGATACGTATACTTaatctggcgatatttttctctccgtgtaaaaagatttttaaatacagtttataaattaattatgttattgcgtcttctacaaattatttgatttaaattttctaagtgTCCAAAATGggccctaaagtggccaaaaacggtacctctaccccAGTTCCGGCTTTTCGAAACGAtctaattttaatcaaatttcaaGTACAGTCGAATTCCATTAATTCGGACAATTTGTCTACAGAAGAGTGGAAATTTCCTAGAAATTCTGACTTATCGAAGGCCACTTCTCTTTTAAAGAGTGAACTGtactagtaaattttttttgctgtaggttttatagttagaaaattattaaatatttatttttaagcaaTGCCTAATGCTTAATACATAACTAAAAGTACCTAAtacgtaaataatatttaaaattattataatttttttttttttgtaattttttatataaaatagttttcagttttttactttaaaatccctattaaaaatgatcctgaagttaacagacaattagcaactttcggattttttttcaacaagtaaattaaaaaaaaaaaaatgtgcgcatgtaggaaattaaaaaagctataaCAGGGGTTGGTACATCTCTCTCCattacactcaagtccacgaacggtactatctttgttgcacttgtgcagtaaatggaaaatttggccgagtttttctcttaaacaaacgaatattgtcaaacaatttaagcgcacttcgctagattagacagtagtgcaTCAATGTGCGGTCTGTATttgtatttagagattttgtttccgaaaaaaactcaGCCTAAAATATCTGATAAACCTTGTTGAgtgcaattatttaaaatatttttttcttttatggtttatcgtttttaaaaaactcaaaaaatctTAAACGTCGGGTAAATTCATTAtcatattgaaaaattcgaactttgtaatttaatattttcaaaaattttatttatggagaaaaaaataaacttaataaaaatttgtcatgTACATAACATACACAAAACTTGCGCTACCAATTAACATATTAGTATTTCATGATGCTTCTTCTTGCCTAATTTTTTAACAGGAagctattgaaattttattataattttatctattgTTATGTTACGAAGGTCAATTAACACaccaaacaattttataataattaggttcgatttttaacttttgaatttaaaaaatcttaaacgaaatttattctatactaaaaattttgcaacCCTCAATAAAAAAggcattaaatttgaattatttttattgagctATGTAACTGCGAATGCATGAGTTGAATagaaatgattcaatttttatattttttatttatcaactacctatggtttaatttttattcataatgttATCATACCAAATAGTCGACATATGTTCTTACACTCAATGATTTTGAATCTCTCAAGATAGTACTGCACGGAATCAAATCTTACTTTGTATCACTCagaaagataatttttttttttaattattttaattttatgccAGTATTGGGTTGTCAAATCACACATTTCTTACTTCTGAAAGAGTTAGAACatctaatttattaatacagccaatcaagaaaattttttttcagattgttttcaaaataattaatactccGAGAGGTAATCATAAGACCCGTATGCAACTCTAGGTCACGGTAAAATATAACTTTCTTGTTGTATTTTGAGTTACTGAATCCTAGCGTGTCAgttagaaatttgaaaaattagatTTAGTTGAAACCATCAATGCAAACAAGAACTTTACCATTATGTCTCATATATAATAAGGGATATTTTTA
This sequence is a window from Microplitis mediator isolate UGA2020A chromosome 3, iyMicMedi2.1, whole genome shotgun sequence. Protein-coding genes within it:
- the LOC130664628 gene encoding SUN domain-containing ossification factor, whose protein sequence is MRLHHSNWIIFIIFLINNGFLFCNIAAQEISNPIPDDGNSDEVINNITSSDTGQSKRETLESFLFSKIELPVRENTDEKRQDFMESNGPDETHYPFPSEETSRTNNLDSLKESLTQQPNLSQGISEPDQEVVLTLIDTASTELHHIAEPHLSSNHEQASTNNLSQSIISPDFEGNIKSSLPESSAKLKISEVSTTNLTVDINITGFDESLSTEQSAGLQNDEALLIVRAEQKPKDFLQTHENSQVDNLDKESSMSGEFEERTTQTTLVPGSSDETAGVILDSFVGSGNSENHEDIPSFSEWAQKRLEEAEKKKTHPNVSIQNLGIPNRSAGSMKVRSKNYASPDCGAKITSVNPEARSARSVLVSTRDEYMLNPCTSKVWFIVELCEAIQAKKIELANFELFSSSPKDFSVFVSDRFPTRDWSPVGQFTAKDERDIQSFSLQPHLFGKFIKVELHSHYGSEHFCPISLFRAYGTSEFEVLETETEVQESLKDNNDDDEDADDDDDEEDDDDSEDDDNINNSDDSESDSFLSENNHDGNESKNLFGSARDAVISIVKKAAGVLVKTEDLSLNNITKIKTNIVNNINNVFLNCMTPRYTILCNNCTDNYFAKVYELISCQLQYLNSILKITFINRTIAESELCGFNGVNLNLNINNSIVKKKTKNVNIVKNRSISFLMSIFKPEYVVALCNIFMMKEQKLSLNSSFVFSSNLSMNDVTPEIISLSSESNAKVHQMSMTCSSDSVNCKSSVSYLKESQCHSQETFIKDHILRTELKNSKILNPSESKDINDKGTLHITPTKTLVKENIEKKSAASILEPSKSPVEETIQAEVIIPIPLTNSEIGTFKVSEELSLTDTPIELSTPTLISQSIKHEENTYKSNTLNSDKEMTKLDSKIVTRVLEEKDEKSKEKDQDDIKLTPQDQLSLDTLLLDLKALENDASIQGSTASTVNQPATSSTHQQKESVFLRLSNRIKTLERNMSLSGQYLEELSRRYKKQVEEMQRSLERATATIGEELKKSEERESKRLEEITALREEISSLTESVETLLYDKNSWKNKLTTFGQHIVLIFVEITILIIIISFCRKPNDLENVTAKKNVSDKGITRRKSAELITTGSINKRYRRPSEIVSRIKGTYKELMIDERLDSRKERKKKRKRDSLIRLSSNIEVNKSIIPKTTFLKQSSSIDCSTFENLDISQIKKTDLTSDITSSPLKNQSLTHNDDNAVNNISKNRIAIDEIDTASLDIIVNKSISNQDSPDIYDDFDNEISKSSPRGFKILKNAKLHSPSFMKTAFRSRSKREKSEHNNSQPTQLISDNWESYSRTSGSSRSGQDSPSSLNAFSDLTSVNINGNSTRNNGHNIASDYSANGHITSTSEIKIKKEGSLRKMVKKLF